In Spirochaetota bacterium, the genomic stretch TCCCGTTTGATATGCCGGCGCCGCAGGCAGTAGTTGTTGCGGGTTATGACATTGGAGCCGTAGTCCGTCGAAAAGACGCGCTCGTACCCGGCATGCCTGCACATCTGGATGAGCGGGAGGTTGTAGCGCCCGTAAGGGAAGGCGAAATACCGTATCTTCTTTCCCAGGTAGAGTTCGATAATCCTTTTCGATAGATAGATTTCATCGAAGATCTTTTTCCTCGATTCCGGGGTGTTCTTGGCGTAAAGACTGACCAGGTCGGTATGGCTGATGGTGTGGCTCTCAATGGAAACGCCGCCGCCGTCCATCTCGCGAAGCCGCCGCCAGGTAATGCTTTTCTCCGCGCGCGTATAAACGTTGTCGGTGTAAATGAAAAGCGTGACAGGATAATTAAATTCGCGGCATAGCGGCAGTAACTTTGTGTACATGGACAGGAAACCGTCATCGAAGCTTATGGCAACGGTTCTGCCGCCGAGGGACTCGGACGTTCCCAGTCTGTCGACGAAATCAGAAAGACTTATTACCCGAATGCCCGCTCCTTTTATCAGGGAGAAATGACTTCTCAGGATCTCCAGATCGAGGGAAAAGGGGCCCCTGCCGTCGATGTTATGGTACAATAGAATGGGGACCGAGTTGAGACGGTCTGTTTCCTCTTCCGGCATGAGCTCCCATCCGGTGTCGCCCTGTGCGGGCGGTTTGAACGCCGCGCCGCGCCAGAAAAGAAGCAGATAGACGGCCGCCCCGGTTATCAGGAAAATTGCGGCAATCACGGGGATGTTGTTTTTGTAAA encodes the following:
- a CDS encoding polysaccharide deacetylase family protein is translated as MRQVYKNNIPVIAAIFLITGAAVYLLLFWRGAAFKPPAQGDTGWELMPEEETDRLNSVPILLYHNIDGRGPFSLDLEILRSHFSLIKGAGIRVISLSDFVDRLGTSESLGGRTVAISFDDGFLSMYTKLLPLCREFNYPVTLFIYTDNVYTRAEKSITWRRLREMDGGGVSIESHTISHTDLVSLYAKNTPESRKKIFDEIYLSKRIIELYLGKKIRYFAFPYGRYNLPLIQMCRHAGYERVFSTDYGSNVITRNNYCLRRRHIKRDYTFDLIEKIVR